The DNA region ATACTCCCATAGGAAAACACAATGATGATAAAAGCTGCCAAGTTTACACCtgtttaaaagttaaaattaattatacCTTAAAAGAATAACGACAATTCTACATCACCTATTTGCAGTCTGGGTAGTAAAGAAGAATATTTCATCTAAACTGCTAGTCCCATGGAATTAAGAGGCCAGAAAATCTGAGTCTGTCCTCATCTGAAGACTGAATTTTTGTCTCTACTCAAGTATTCATTTTATTCACTGATAACTGGCAAAAGACTGCCATCTGATTAAAACTAAATAGTTCTTCTCTGGCCTTACCATTGCTCTACTCCCCTAACACAGTCTATTAATTCAAGAACATAATggtgaataatttctttctacTTTCTCATCCCTTCATGCATTTTAAGATAGGTAGGTAGACATCTAATACAGTAAAGCATTTATATTGGAAATAGTCTTCAAAGGCTTGCTGGAGCATCTAAGTCCAAGGAGGTGTGAACATCACAGCTATCTTAATTGTTTGAAAACTTGGTTCCTTTGCAGCTCTAGTAATacataaagaagaaaagcaacttACCTAAGAAAATCACAACAGAATAAATCTGACTTCCTGAACTTTCTGATTGTTCTGAGTGCAGAGGAAAACAGACGCCATTGGTGCCATAGTAGTTCCTGAAAAATTCCTTATTGCTCAGTGGGATAAAAGCAACAGCAAACCCGATTATCCAGATAAGAACCAAAATGGAAATTGTCCTGCATTTTCTGGGCTTCAAACACCTAAAAGGATAAACTATGCAGATGTATTTTTCCAAAGTCAGATAAGTCAACAGTAAGACTGACACCTCTGTAGACAGAATAGCCAGCGATCCGACCAACTGACAGTGAATACTGTCCATCCACAACTGTGCGTGCTTGTTGTATTCTCCACGATATTTGAGATCAAAAGCTCCAAtcacaaataaatatattccCATCAGACAGTCAGCACCTGTGGGCACAGTTCTTAACATCATTATTTACACATCTGAATTTCCTATTCTCTCTGTACATGTATATTGgaaaacagacacacacacacacataaatgaATATATAAGTATCTACTTACAAGTAAGCTACTACATAGATATAGATGTAAGATAGATACTAGATATAAAATCAATATTACAACTGGAATAGTACTATGAATTACAATTAAGTAATTATAATGGCTTAATTATAGTAATTACTTAGTATTTAAGTAATTAtattactttttccttttttttttccttttcatttggTCTGACAGCCCATGTTTCATACTTGATTCCATTTTTTAAAGCTCTGGTAAAATTGTTTtgcaaatagaaaaataaacagctttATTTATAGAAATATTCTTGCAACACTTTTTTATTAGgtcttatttctttatttattcctaTATTAACATTTGGCTTAAGATAATTTTCTTTGAGTAGACCATCTCTGCTGGATTAGAAGTTTATTTTTTCCACCTTATACTAGTTCAAAACTGATGTGCATAGTCTTCTAAGACTAGTAAGGGGAGATGACATGTCAACACAGAACTGAAGGCTTCATGGGTATTTTGCTAAAGCTTTTGCAAAGTATTCAGATTGTTTCATGGAAAAACAAAGTTTCAAAATCACCAATATGCTGTATTCAGAAATGTTGCAAAAATTTTATGCGATGATGGTAAATACCTCTCAAAATGCATCTAACTGCATTTGTGCAATCTTTATAGACTCTCCAGTATTGAGAGACTCAGAATTGTAGTGATTTTACTGCCAAGTAGTTCATCCATAAACTTGTCTTGCTTTCAggactaaaataaaaaaaaaaaaaaaatcaccccaatTCCTAATATTGGGGAGCTAGGATagattaattttttatatttgcatAAACAGCCTTTTATTTGTGCAAAGAATAGAATATTTGACAGAATTCCCATGGCATGAAAATCAAACATGAAACTTTTGGAATGTCCCAGCTGCCAAAGGCAGCATTTAATGAGACCTCAATAGTATATAAGACCTTAATGGTATATAAACCACAAAACTTAGTGTTTTCATTTGCAACGTCACGAAAGAAGAGTTAATCAATGCTGGAAATACGTCACTATACTATAATAACAAGTATCATACATGCTACAAGCAGACTAAAAAGATATTCTAGACATGGAGTACTCACAGCAGAGAGACATAATGGAGATGGCATGCAGCTTGTTCTCCGATCTGATGTAAGGCCTCATGCAGATAACAAAAATGTTTCCAAAGCAGGTAATGGCTGATACAACCCAGACAAACACTCTCTGTATGATGCTAGCTAAAAGATTCTCGAGGGAGGAAATCCCATCTGTGTTGGGTTTGCAGCTGCGCACGTGAGGAGCATACCCACAGTACTgaaatttcttaaaatatctGGTTGTGAGAAACATATGAAAGATCATTGTAGATTGGTTGTCAGAATATCAAAACTATCTAGTAACTACTCAGAAAGCATattctgaaagaagaaaagtaaataaaaaatggtCAAAATTCGACAACTCACGTACTGCTTTTCATACACCTTCATTTTCAATTATCCAGTATTCTGTAATTGTAAAAATCAGGCCAAAGAAAGCAAACTTTCTAAAATAATCTACTTACATGTGGGAAAGGTTTCTCAGGGGACTGAACATTCTCCTCTGGATGTTTGCAATTTCAATGCCCTCCAAACTGCTGTAAAAATACATTCTCAGTAAAAGGCCATAGAAACTCAGTAGCAAAAAACCAAATTTTATGAGCATTTAGTTGTGCTTTTATGATTATAGGAAACTAGATAAAAACTTTATTGCACCTAATCTACCAACCCTTCGAAATCTGACCAAAAAGTCTTCGTGAAATCTGGAGTGGAACAAAAAGGaattgcaaataattttaataaattcaCTGTTCTTCCAGATTCATGAAGAAAACTCTTAGTGCTGCTCTCAGTCATGAGAATTCATGAATGTCCGATTAATATGTTGCCCTTTCAAAGTACTATTCTACTGATGGTCTTTCATCATCTCTGGGGAAATAATAACTTGTTCTAGGAATAATACATTTACACATCTCTCTTTTATCTCAGGGAGTGCTTTACTGgacaaacaaaccaacacaaGAACTCAATCTTCATTACGTCAAAACTGGCAGGAAGCTGGGACACAGAGCACAGCATGTAAGAAAAAATGCTGGCTTTTTTGTGACACATGGCTGAGAttccttattttaaattttatatatgtatatgagagcagcaatattttttccccctgcaatGCTAGATCAAAAAAATTTAACTATGTAAGATGTTCTTTTAGAACTTCAGGTACTGTATTCTTCCAGTCCATCCCATTCTCTGGTTTGATGTGCACCTAGTCAGGGGTCTTTGGTTCTCCTTGTGGAGAGCCTTATGTGGATTTATTGTTCAAAGATTTGAATGTATTATTCCTGTGATTTCTGAACATATTTAGGCAAAAATGGAGAAAAGTACAGACTTACTGGTTAGTTGGTGTGGGTTGGTGGGCAGTTTTGCTGGCAGACATGAGAAAACCCTAACATGGAAGCGTGCTACTTTTATTTAAGTGCTGCAATGAATACTAGGGAATGCTTTCCCCAACAATTTCTAGTATTTCAAACAGATGAAGAGGGAACCGGTGTTTTACAAACTGCCAAAATACAGTTGTCTATTGATCTATCTCAAGATTTAAGagtttttaaactaaaataggTGGAAGGCCATGATCACTGAGTTTTATGAGTTTTTTGGTGTTAAATAATAGATAAAGTGATAAAATCATGCTGTAGTTTGACTGTTAAGGAGGTAATTGGTTGTTATTTTCTGTGCTCAGCTGCTTATTTTCATGATGCTTATACAGATTTGGTATTTTCAGTTCATTAGCCATTTACCAAATTTAGTTGAATTTGGCCCGGGGGTTCCAGTCGCTGTGAGGAAGCTGGTCTGATCAAAAAAGGTATGTGTACTGCTAGCTACAGCTCACACATAATCATATCAGGTCAAATCATAAACTCCTACTGCACTGCTGTACAAGAAAACATCTGGTTTTTAATCTCCACAACCATTTTTAGTAGGGCTtgttgcaacaggacaaggggtaatggttttaaactaaaaaaaaaaaaggtagattttgactagatattaggaaaaattctttaTGAATcggtggtgaaacactggagtTGGTGGTCTAAAAAGGTGGTAGATACCCCATGCCTAGGAACATTCCTggtcaggctggacagagctgtgAGCAATCGGACCTagctgaagatgtccctgctcattgcaggggagTTGAACTAGAGGACTTTTAAGAGTCACTGCCAAaacaaactattctatgattttggagTGATGTCTGACAAGAACCAATATTTCAGAGGTGAAGTGACCAGTGAAGAGGTACTTAAATCTACTGCAGGATAATTTCATATTTGCAAGATTGTTGCTGCACTATCTCAGATTTTTAGgaggagctctgctggcagAATTCAAGTTAGAGCTGCTGTATTAGCGCACCTGCAAAACTCCCCCTAAACTCTTCAGGGGCAATTTCTTACAAAACATATTCTGGATCATGTCCTACTGAGGGAGATGTGCaaaatcacaaagaaaatatagctaaaatataaaaaacttGATACTTACAGGGATTTGAGTTTAATTAGAAAATCAAACTGGTCTATTTGTATTTTCTTGATGGGGTTGTAAGAAAGGTTCCTGTAAGtacaacaaaattaattttggccATATTCCTTACTGCCTGCCCTAAAAACAAAGTCAATCTACTTTTAAAGTTAAATCCTGATATCAAGTTAAGCATTCCcatgaaattattaatttctcatGATATAGCTAGCATAGCTCATTGTATGTACTAAAAAGATCTAGAAAAAGGTGTAATTTTAACATGTTGTATTTTGGGACATGAAAATGCACACCTTTTACAAAATTATTCTGGAAAATGATATAAAATTGCTTCTGGTGTGTTCTTTAGACTGAGCTTAAATGATGCATACAAACAAATGTGCTCTTCTCTTTTCTGACACATATGACTGAAAACATCATATCAAAAGAGGAATATACATTTATGTATAATAATAAACAAGAATACTTACAGTTGTGAAAGCTCCTTTAATTCCTTAAATATATATGGAGGAAGTGATTCAATCTTGTTGCTAGCCAAATCTCTGCAGAAACACACAGGTTACAGTAAGTTCTTACTACACACAGTAATTTTACTGAATAGTTTTGCAGTTTCAGTATACACAATTTTATTTGCCAAATAGAATATTATTTATTCTACAGGTTATCAGAAATCTGGACAATACAAGAATGATATTAAAACAAGGTGGGAAGCTAGATCTATCAGATCTTGCTTTGTCTCAATAGTTCAGATATACCATTAGATACATAATTTATCGTTATTTTATTTCCAtcaaaaagaaagtaaaatgcCACTAATTTGGCTTGTAGAAGTTTACAAATTAATTATATGTATTGTTTTATGATGGGAATGTTTCCACATGGGCTAAACTGCATATctttacttttgtttttatttctacctttcatCTTACTTTCACTGTGCAGAAACCCTAATAACAGAGGAATAAAGGTCTCAGTCCAACCAAAACTGTCAAACTGGTCTAAAAGACACTGAAGGCAGACCTGCACCTAGATTGTAATGATACGAGAATAATTGATATTATTATATTCAGGGAACATAATGTGAGAAAAGCCCCTTATGATTGATACAGATTTTAttgattatttctttcctgttcaatatatctttaaaaaaatactctaAGGAAGGATGCCATCTCCAGAGCATGTTACATGAAATACACTTTATGATGAATGATATTTCTAATATAAATCACAAAAATGTGTGATTTGTAGAAATAAGAGAAGAAATCTACTCACAATTCATCTAACATctggagagaagaaaagctgTTTTCATTTAGGGAGCTGATTTTATTTCGTCTCATAACCctgaaagaataaaacaaacttATGTTTCTTCTTCTTGGTGTCTACTTAATTTTGAAGATAAAGTTTTATAAACTTTAAAAGTTATCTGTTCTCTGCATCTTTAAATATTTGCCCAATTCAGTTAACAAGCTAATTGCATCTGGAAGTTTGCCATTTTATCATTTAGTAAATAACTTTTTGCCTATATATGCATGTACTTCtgcatgtatatatacacacacacacacacacacacacacacacacacacctatGGAAGGCTGGTGCAAATTGACTGAGGGCAGGAGGAAGATTAAGTGGGCTAGAAGGCTTGTGACCTAATCATGTCTCAGACACAGATACACAGTTGTGCAATTTTTCATTCATCCTTATTTCATCTGCCACAGAGATTAGAAAGCCAAGAACATGGGTACTGCAGAAGAGTTAAAAATTGAAAGTGACACTCACCATAAAGTCTACTGATCTACTAAAAATTAGTAGGGATTTTCTGAAGATGGTTACATCATCACTGAAGAAACTTAGGAGAAAATTCTAAAATTGATGAGACAGTCAACCCACTAGCCAATCAAAATAAGCAACTAGCTATGTATTGTGTATGTTTTCTGGTTCTCATTATGAGATCTTTGACTTCAATACAAAGGTTATAATGAAAATTTCTAAATCTTAATATCAGCCAAAGTTTCTTCAGTGAAGTCTTGTTATATATTTCAATGCTGAACTTTGCTGTAAAATATAAACAGTGGATATTCTGTGTGGTGCTCATTTCAAAccaaacattttaatttaatatccTCAAGAGATAAACAACCATAATACTCAGGAAACTTTTATATTATCTGTAATGAATCACTTGACTGTTCAGTTTAAGTACATTTCACTCTGGCTAGCTAGTATATCCAATTACTTACAGTACAGTTAGAGTGCTGCAGGAGATGaaagtggcatttttcacattaTGGATATGGTTGCCTTCAAGGTCTCTGGGATATAAAAGAACCCATCAATCGTTGAAAATAAACTCAGGCACTTATTCTAAGGTAATTGAAGAAAAATACTACCAGAACTTGACTACACAGAAGAGAGTGGAAGGCAGACATGCACACTTAACTGATGACTTCTGCACACTTAACTGATGACTTCAGGCCATCGGCCTTGCAGTGACCCAGCAGGCACTCTGCAAGATCCAGCACCCCATAAGAAAAAGTGGGGTGAAAGTGCCATAcaaacataataaaataatatttttccagtGAAATAAGGTAGACTTACAGCCAATTTAATCTTGGCATATACTGGCACAGAGGTTTATCAGGCAAACGTGCAAGAGAATTATTCATCAtctctctaaaaaaaaaaaaaaaggaatagtACAGCTGGTTATATTTCCACAGTTACATCATAGAAAAAATTTCATGTCTCTTAtgcacttctgaaaaaaaaataattccaatcTTGAATAGTTTTGAAAGCAGCATTATTTTCTTCAACTTCCATGTATTTTCCCCTGTGGCATTCTGTGCAGCAGTATTTTATCCTTAGCTTGCTAATATCCAGGTAAAGGAAAGGTGTTCACTCCACTCTGCTGCTATTAAAATGAAATGTAGAAATCCAATACAAATCTACTATTCAGTCAGAACATATAGTTCTGACAACAGTGGGATGTGGAGGGAGTTTTCCCTCTGGGATACAGGAGAAGAGGGTCCCTCATCTTTCGGGCTGGAGAGTGCAGTGGCACACCATACACAGGGCCTTGGGGAGGGGGGTTGGGCTGCCACCAGGGCAGGGACTATGGGATTCCTCCTGTCCCACCATGGCTCTGGAGGACACCTGGAacccagtgctgcagctgcctcGACCCTGCCCTCTCAGCGACACCTTTCACCATTTTCCTCACCCTCCTCCCTATACTTTTCTGGACACTGCGTGTCCACTGCTGCCAAAATCCTCCCACTCGAGCACATTGTGCCTGGGGTAAGGGAAAGCTGCAGGTGTACTGTAAGGACTCTGGGGTGAGCTAGCACATTCAGCGTAAAAAAATTTTTATATGTGTATGACCTTCGTATTCTGTTCTTTTAAATAGAACCTTTTTAATCTTGTTTTATACTTACAGAAGAATAAGAGATTTGAGTCCATAGAATGTTAATGGATAGATCCTATTTATCCTGTTGTTTTCAATTATCCTATAAAttacagcaaaatatttatCAGATTGATAATTGACTTCAGTCTTAAATTGAAGAGATAATAAAAGGTAACAAGCTTTTGAATTTCTTCAAAAGTCCAATCAAACTACTTAAAAAAGTTAACACACTATTCTTTTATAgattaatatattaatttcctttccgaaaaatttcattaaaaacccATGTAActtagagaaaataatttctttcaacTTAGAAAAAAGCGTTTTCCTTAGAGGTTTTTAAATCCTTTGGTCAAGACACCGAATAGATTCTCTGTAAAAACAAAGTAGCACAACCTAACAATATTCTATGGCAATCCAACAGTCACAAACATGCAGAAGAATGAAAGACatattatttgtttatttttaataactcaTTAAAAATCTCTCTGAAAAGCAGTAATGGGCCAATATTTCAGGTTATGACAGTAATTTTGCCTGGACATTTTAAGCACTATTTACAGGAAAAGAATTGCCCAAAAATATCTGTCTACTGTTTTAAGTACCTAGGTTACTTAATATATTCTTTTGTAATGAGCAATTACTAATAAACATTGTTTGCCATTGTTAAAAGTCATCAGTCATTGAAGCCACTAAGTCTCACAAGCTATTTTCTGGTCTCAGCAAAGCCAATTGCATTTTTACCTTTTACAGTGTAACAGGAGTTCCTTAGTTATTAGCTAGTGTAAAGTAATGCTATGCACAAAAATGAAAGcaatcaaaatatttatatatatatatatataataattaattattgattgagtaaataaatatacaaaaaagaaaacaacatacAGCCATTCAAGTCTGTGGAGGTCTGCAAAGACAAAAGGCTCCAAATTTGTTATCTTGTTGTTGCTCAGGTATCTAAAACAAGACCAACCAAAGATGAATGAATGGAATGATGAATTAGCAGCACACATGAAAATGAGTTTTCAGATTATTTCTCCTTGATAATTTACCAGAATACTCCTATTCTGTTaatattgttttttcttttactttgatAATTTTCATGCCATTGTTTGAGAGCAAGGCAGGACTCTCTCTAGGGAGGATTTTAAGAGCAATTATGTACAGCACTTTGTCTTATCTATAAGAAAGCACAGCCAACAAAATAGTTTCACTGTGTCATATTTTAGACCCTTCACAGTTTCCTTCTGTGGAGTGATTTGTTCCATGAAAGTTTCCAGGATCCCATTCAGTCTTTGCTAAGGATATTAGTCATAAATGTAGATACCAGaataatggaaaaagaaaagctgaaaacaaaTGGGGAGGGGTACTATAAATGGTCTGGGAAGATAATAACTGCAGCTGTAATAGCAGATAATCAGCCACACTTGTGTGATGGAAAGAATAAGAGGTACAGCTTTGTAAAACTTTCTGAAAACATTGCATTAAATGTCCTGAACGAAACAGTGCAATTTATGTGTTGTATCTttcactgaaaatgttttttcctaAAATGTTAAAAACACCTTTCAGCAAGTTGctgcaaaataaagaaaaaagtgttcCTTTCAGCACCAATACTGGTTACTTTGAATTGCCTTTGCAAACCAAAACACCATGTTAAAGAATTTTCATCTATCACAAGCTCTTGCTTTCATTTGACTCTTTATTCATTCTCTCTGGCTTTCTGCACGGTAGCTACCATACTGTCTCCTTCTTCCATC from Anomalospiza imberbis isolate Cuckoo-Finch-1a 21T00152 chromosome 4, ASM3175350v1, whole genome shotgun sequence includes:
- the RXFP1 gene encoding relaxin receptor 1 isoform X3, with translation MTPNCCFCLFLLIGTQVICDSLEDHVSGAGTGCPLGYFPCGNITKCLPQQLHCNGEDDCGNRADEDNCEDNNGWSLQFDKHYTKDKYNKLKSLYAFQTKTPECLAGDVPAECTCQGLEVFCDAAKLRAVPSVSSNITILSLQRNLLRKLSADVFKKYQDLKNLYLQNNKIRAVSERAFKGLYNLTKLYLSNNKITNLEPFVFADLHRLEWLIIENNRINRIYPLTFYGLKSLILLEMMNNSLARLPDKPLCQYMPRLNWLDLEGNHIHNVKNATFISCSTLTVLVMRRNKISSLNENSFSSLQMLDELDLASNKIESLPPYIFKELKELSQLNLSYNPIKKIQIDQFDFLIKLKSLSLEGIEIANIQRRMFSPLRNLSHIYFKKFQYCGYAPHVRSCKPNTDGISSLENLLASIIQRVFVWVVSAITCFGNIFVICMRPYIRSENKLHAISIMSLCCADCLMGIYLFVIGAFDLKYRGEYNKHAQLWMDSIHCQLVGSLAILSTEVSVLLLTYLTLEKYICIVYPFRCLKPRKCRTISILVLIWIIGFAVAFIPLSNKEFFRNYYGTNGVCFPLHSEQSESSGSQIYSVVIFLGVNLAAFIIIVFSYGSMFYSVHQTAIMATEIRNHIKKEMILAKRFFFIVFTDALCWIPIFILKLLSLLRVEIPGTITSWVVIFILPINSALNPLLYTLTTRPFKEMIHQVWYNYRQRRSKRGKGSQKPYGPSFIWVETWPMHEITPKVTKPVLCTDSSDASVTTQSTRLNSYT
- the RXFP1 gene encoding relaxin receptor 1 isoform X6 produces the protein MNRSEAESYRRNYTRKKILYLEFICDSLEDHVSGAGTGCPLGYFPCGNITKCLPQQLHCNGEDDCGNRADEDNCEDNNGWSLQFDKHYTKDKYNKLKSLYAFQTKTPECLAGDVPAECTCQGLEVFCDAAKLRAVPSVSSNITILSLQRNLLRKLSADVFKKYQDLKNLYLQNNKIRAVSERAFKGLYNLTKLYLSNNKITNLEPFVFADLHRLEWLIIENNRINRIYPLTFYGLKSLILLEMMNNSLARLPDKPLCQYMPRLNWLDLEGNHIHNVKNATFISCSTLTVLVMRRNKISSLNENSFSSLQMLDELDLASNKIESLPPYIFKELKELSQLNLSYNPIKKIQIDQFDFLIKLKSLSLEGIEIANIQRRMFSPLRNLSHIYFKKFQYCGYAPHVRSCKPNTDGISSLENLLASIIQRVFVWVVSAITCFGNIFVICMRPYIRSENKLHAISIMSLCCADCLMGIYLFVIGAFDLKYRGEYNKHAQLWMDSIHCQLVGSLAILSTEVSVLLLTYLTLEKYICIVYPFRCLKPRKCRTISILVLIWIIGFAVAFIPLSNKEFFRNYYGTNGVCFPLHSEQSESSGSQIYSVVIFLGTITSWVVIFILPINSALNPLLYTLTTRPFKEMIHQVWYNYRQRRSKRGKGSQKPYGPSFIWVETWPMHEITPKVTKPVLCTDSSDASVTTQSTRLNSYT
- the RXFP1 gene encoding relaxin receptor 1 isoform X7: MNRSEAESYRRNYTRKKILYLEFICDSLEDHVSGAGTGCPLGYFPCGNITKCLPQQLHCNGEDDCGNRADEDNCEDNNGWSLQFDKHYTKDKYNKLKSLYAFQTKTPECLAGDVPAECTCQGLEVFCDAAKLRAVPSVSSNITILSLQRNLLRKLSADVFKKYQDLKNLYLQNNKIRAVSERAFKGLYNLTKLYLSNNKITNLEPFVFADLHRLEWLIIENNRINRIYPLTFYGLKSLILLEMMNNSLARLPDKPLCQYMPRLNWLDLEGNHIHNVKNATFISCSTLTVLVMRRNKISSLNENSFSSLQMLDELDLASNKIESLPPYIFKELKELSQLNLSYNPIKKIQIDQFDFLIKLKSLSLEGIEIANIQRRMFSPLRNLSHIYFKKFQYCGYAPHVRSCKPNTDGISSLENLLASIIQRVFVWVVSAITCFGNIFVICMRPYIRSENKLHAISIMSLCCADCLMGIYLFVIGAFDLKYRGEYNKHAQLWMDSIHCQLVGSLAILSTEVSVLLLTYLTLEKYICIVYPFRCLKPRKCRTISILVLIWIIGFAVAFIPLSNKEFFRNYYGTNGVCFPLHSEQSESSGSQIYSVVIFLGVNLAAFIIIVFSYGSMFYSVHQTAIMATEIRNHIKKEMILAKRFFFIVFTDALCWIPIFILKLLSLLRVEIPAFAGSTGNRGRKKAVQV
- the RXFP1 gene encoding relaxin receptor 1 isoform X5, which encodes MASVICDSLEDHVSGAGTGCPLGYFPCGNITKCLPQQLHCNGEDDCGNRADEDNCEDNNGWSLQFDKHYTKDKYNKLKSLYAFQTKTPECLAGDVPAECTCQGLEVFCDAAKLRAVPSVSSNITILSLQRNLLRKLSADVFKKYQDLKNLYLQNNKIRAVSERAFKGLYNLTKLYLSNNKITNLEPFVFADLHRLEWLIIENNRINRIYPLTFYGLKSLILLEMMNNSLARLPDKPLCQYMPRLNWLDLEGNHIHNVKNATFISCSTLTVLVMRRNKISSLNENSFSSLQMLDELDLASNKIESLPPYIFKELKELSQLNLSYNPIKKIQIDQFDFLIKLKSLSLEGIEIANIQRRMFSPLRNLSHIYFKKFQYCGYAPHVRSCKPNTDGISSLENLLASIIQRVFVWVVSAITCFGNIFVICMRPYIRSENKLHAISIMSLCCADCLMGIYLFVIGAFDLKYRGEYNKHAQLWMDSIHCQLVGSLAILSTEVSVLLLTYLTLEKYICIVYPFRCLKPRKCRTISILVLIWIIGFAVAFIPLSNKEFFRNYYGTNGVCFPLHSEQSESSGSQIYSVVIFLGVNLAAFIIIVFSYGSMFYSVHQTAIMATEIRNHIKKEMILAKRFFFIVFTDALCWIPIFILKLLSLLRVEIPGTITSWVVIFILPINSALNPLLYTLTTRPFKEMIHQVWYNYRQRRSKRGKGSQKPYGPSFIWVETWPMHEITPKVTKPVLCTDSSDASVTTQSTRLNSYT
- the RXFP1 gene encoding relaxin receptor 1 isoform X2 — its product is MNRSEAESYRRNYTRKKILYLEFICDSLEDHVSGAGTGCPLGYFPCGNITKCLPQQLHCNGEDDCGNRADEDNCEDNNGWSLQFDKHYTKDKYNKLKSLYAFQTKTPECLAGDVPAECTCQGLEVFCDAAKLRAVPSVSSNITILSLQRNLLRKLSADVFKKYQDLKNLYLQNNKIRAVSERAFKGLYNLTKLYLSNNKITNLEPFVFADLHRLEWLIIENNRINRIYPLTFYGLKSLILLEMMNNSLARLPDKPLCQYMPRLNWLDLEGNHIHNVKNATFISCSTLTVLVMRRNKISSLNENSFSSLQMLDELDLASNKIESLPPYIFKELKELSQLNLSYNPIKKIQIDQFDFLIKLKSLLEGIEIANIQRRMFSPLRNLSHIYFKKFQYCGYAPHVRSCKPNTDGISSLENLLASIIQRVFVWVVSAITCFGNIFVICMRPYIRSENKLHAISIMSLCCADCLMGIYLFVIGAFDLKYRGEYNKHAQLWMDSIHCQLVGSLAILSTEVSVLLLTYLTLEKYICIVYPFRCLKPRKCRTISILVLIWIIGFAVAFIPLSNKEFFRNYYGTNGVCFPLHSEQSESSGSQIYSVVIFLGVNLAAFIIIVFSYGSMFYSVHQTAIMATEIRNHIKKEMILAKRFFFIVFTDALCWIPIFILKLLSLLRVEIPGTITSWVVIFILPINSALNPLLYTLTTRPFKEMIHQVWYNYRQRRSKRGKGSQKPYGPSFIWVETWPMHEITPKVTKPVLCTDSSDASVTTQSTRLNSYT
- the RXFP1 gene encoding relaxin receptor 1 isoform X1, which translates into the protein MNRSEAESYRRNYTRKKILYLEFICDSLEDHVSGAGTGCPLGYFPCGNITKCLPQQLHCNGEDDCGNRADEDNCEDNNGWSLQFDKHYTKDKYNKLKSLYAFQTKTPECLAGDVPAECTCQGLEVFCDAAKLRAVPSVSSNITILSLQRNLLRKLSADVFKKYQDLKNLYLQNNKIRAVSERAFKGLYNLTKLYLSNNKITNLEPFVFADLHRLEWLIIENNRINRIYPLTFYGLKSLILLEMMNNSLARLPDKPLCQYMPRLNWLDLEGNHIHNVKNATFISCSTLTVLVMRRNKISSLNENSFSSLQMLDELDLASNKIESLPPYIFKELKELSQLNLSYNPIKKIQIDQFDFLIKLKSLSLEGIEIANIQRRMFSPLRNLSHIYFKKFQYCGYAPHVRSCKPNTDGISSLENLLASIIQRVFVWVVSAITCFGNIFVICMRPYIRSENKLHAISIMSLCCADCLMGIYLFVIGAFDLKYRGEYNKHAQLWMDSIHCQLVGSLAILSTEVSVLLLTYLTLEKYICIVYPFRCLKPRKCRTISILVLIWIIGFAVAFIPLSNKEFFRNYYGTNGVCFPLHSEQSESSGSQIYSVVIFLGVNLAAFIIIVFSYGSMFYSVHQTAIMATEIRNHIKKEMILAKRFFFIVFTDALCWIPIFILKLLSLLRVEIPGTITSWVVIFILPINSALNPLLYTLTTRPFKEMIHQVWYNYRQRRSKRGKGSQKPYGPSFIWVETWPMHEITPKVTKPVLCTDSSDASVTTQSTRLNSYT
- the RXFP1 gene encoding relaxin receptor 1 isoform X4; the protein is MRNISSEVICDSLEDHVSGAGTGCPLGYFPCGNITKCLPQQLHCNGEDDCGNRADEDNCEDNNGWSLQFDKHYTKDKYNKLKSLYAFQTKTPECLAGDVPAECTCQGLEVFCDAAKLRAVPSVSSNITILSLQRNLLRKLSADVFKKYQDLKNLYLQNNKIRAVSERAFKGLYNLTKLYLSNNKITNLEPFVFADLHRLEWLIIENNRINRIYPLTFYGLKSLILLEMMNNSLARLPDKPLCQYMPRLNWLDLEGNHIHNVKNATFISCSTLTVLVMRRNKISSLNENSFSSLQMLDELDLASNKIESLPPYIFKELKELSQLNLSYNPIKKIQIDQFDFLIKLKSLSLEGIEIANIQRRMFSPLRNLSHIYFKKFQYCGYAPHVRSCKPNTDGISSLENLLASIIQRVFVWVVSAITCFGNIFVICMRPYIRSENKLHAISIMSLCCADCLMGIYLFVIGAFDLKYRGEYNKHAQLWMDSIHCQLVGSLAILSTEVSVLLLTYLTLEKYICIVYPFRCLKPRKCRTISILVLIWIIGFAVAFIPLSNKEFFRNYYGTNGVCFPLHSEQSESSGSQIYSVVIFLGVNLAAFIIIVFSYGSMFYSVHQTAIMATEIRNHIKKEMILAKRFFFIVFTDALCWIPIFILKLLSLLRVEIPGTITSWVVIFILPINSALNPLLYTLTTRPFKEMIHQVWYNYRQRRSKRGKGSQKPYGPSFIWVETWPMHEITPKVTKPVLCTDSSDASVTTQSTRLNSYT